CATTTGATTGGTCAAATTACACATTACTTCCTGAAACAATGATGGAGATTAAAGAAAAAGATTTAATGAATGTAGACGCATTAACGGCAAGTCCTTCTCAAAGAGCACAATTGATGGCGCAAAACTTAATTGGTTTTACATTTGCAGACGGAGCCTTTGGAAGAGATGTCTATGAACTAAATCCAGACATCCAGGTAGGAACGATGCCGATGCCTGCGTTTTATGAAGGAGACGAGCCTAGCTGGATCGGGGGAGAGCGTCATACGATGGCGGCCTCTAATAACTCAGAAAATCTTGAAGAAGCCAAACTATTTATTGAATTTATGGCTCGCCCTGATAATGCAAGAAAAGTGGCAGAAGGGACGACACTTCCAGCAGGTATCAATGGAGTAGATGCAGATAATTACTACGCTGAATACTACGAAAAATGGTCTCACATTGATATCCAGCCTTACTTTGATAGAGTTTATCTTCCTGGCGGCATGTGGGATGTTTACGCAACAACTGGGTCAGACCTTATAGCTGAATCAATTACACCAGAACAAGTGTCCGAAATAATGGAGGCTGAATATCATCGTCTAAGAAGAGAAAATAATGAGGATGATGAAGAGGAAGCTAATTAACTCGTAATGAGGGGGGAGAATAATCTTTTCTCCCTTTCCTACTTTAATTCTGTATTTAATACGTGGTGAGCAAAAAAAGGAGAATAGAATCGAGCGAAGATGAATGAGGCTATATGCTAAAGAAAGCCTTATTAAGGAGTTGGAATTATGAGTGAGCTCATAAACAAACAAAATTCTACAATGTCTAAGAAAAGAAGAAAAATTTCCAAGGATGAATCCTCTCTCTGGTGGATGTATATACCAGCATTTACTGCTGTTTCCCTTTTTATCATATATCCATTCCTTAATGGCATACAAATATCATTTACAGATTGGGACGGATTCTCTCAGGACTCAAATTGGATTGGTTTAGATCAATACAAGAGATTATTTTCGGACCCGCTGACGTGGTTAGTTGTAAGAAATACACTTCTATATGGTGTAGGAAGTACCTTCTTGCAATTAACAATAGGGCTTTTATATGCGTTACTTTTGAACCGAAGTATTAAGTTTAAAGCGTTAACACGAACGATTATATATTTACCTGTTATTATAAGCCCATTAATTATGGGATACATTTGGGTATTCTTTTTTGCTTATCAAGGTGGAGCATTAAATGATGTCATCATGTGGCTTGGTTTTGATCCTGTTAATGCGTTAGGTAATCCAAGTGTAAATCCGTGGATCATCGTATTAGTGAATACGTATCAATTTGTAGGGATTTCCATGATTATTTATTTAGCAGGGTTACAGGGAATCTCTAAGGATTATTATGAAGCAGCAGATATTGATGGGGCATCAGCATTTCAGCAATTCAAGAAAATTACGCTTCCTTTATTAATGCCTTCAATTACAATTAACGTCGTTTTAAATTTAATCGGCGGATTAAAGTTATTTGATGTTATCGTTTCTCTTACTGGGGGAGGACCAGGTAATGCATCCCAGTCTATGTCTACCTTTATGTATACGCTGTACTTTAGAAGAGAAGATGCAGGATATGCGGCGACACAAGGGGTTTTAATGACATTTATGATTTTAGCCATTAGTTTGATTGCGCTTATATACTTTAAGAGAAAAGAGGTTGAGGCATAGTGAAAACTACCACTAAATGGTTGTTATCCATTCTAGCTTTAATCATATCACTTATCCATTTCATACCATTTTATATATTAATGACGACGGCATTTAAAGATCGAACAGATTTTAGCTCACGATGGTTATTTCCAGATTATGTGTCATTCGCGAATTTTTTTGATGCGTGGGAGCGGGCAAACTTAACGAATGCTTTTATGAATTCAATCATTATAACTGTCGGTGCAGCTGTATTATTGATCTTCTTTGGTTCGATGGCTGCTTATCCATTAGCAAGAGTAAAGTCTAAAGTGAACCAATTTATATTTGGTCTCTTCGTTGCCATCATGGTAATTCCACCGTTAGCAGCATTAGTACCTCTCTACAACTTGGTTGTTCAAATGGGATTGATTAATACTCATGCCATCGCTATATTAAATAACTTTGCTAGCTTTTTACCATTAACCATTTTTCTATATGCTGGGTTTATAAAATCTACGATACCTAAAGAGTTAGAAGAAGCAGCGAGAATAGATGGGGCGGGAAC
The DNA window shown above is from Salipaludibacillus agaradhaerens and carries:
- a CDS encoding carbohydrate ABC transporter permease; the protein is MSELINKQNSTMSKKRRKISKDESSLWWMYIPAFTAVSLFIIYPFLNGIQISFTDWDGFSQDSNWIGLDQYKRLFSDPLTWLVVRNTLLYGVGSTFLQLTIGLLYALLLNRSIKFKALTRTIIYLPVIISPLIMGYIWVFFFAYQGGALNDVIMWLGFDPVNALGNPSVNPWIIVLVNTYQFVGISMIIYLAGLQGISKDYYEAADIDGASAFQQFKKITLPLLMPSITINVVLNLIGGLKLFDVIVSLTGGGPGNASQSMSTFMYTLYFRREDAGYAATQGVLMTFMILAISLIALIYFKRKEVEA
- a CDS encoding carbohydrate ABC transporter permease, giving the protein MKTTTKWLLSILALIISLIHFIPFYILMTTAFKDRTDFSSRWLFPDYVSFANFFDAWERANLTNAFMNSIIITVGAAVLLIFFGSMAAYPLARVKSKVNQFIFGLFVAIMVIPPLAALVPLYNLVVQMGLINTHAIAILNNFASFLPLTIFLYAGFIKSTIPKELEEAARIDGAGTVTLFFRIVFPLLKPITATILIISSVYIWNDYQFAIFFLQDSSVHTLTVTLSNFFGENQNNLNLVAAAALMASLPMIIVFLFLQKHFVSGLSSGAVKG